CTTGAGCAATCTCCGCTTAGTTTATAGATATCGGTGAATCAAGCTCAATGAGGGTAACAACCGGGAGATCTTTCAATGCAAGAATCTGCTCCTTGGTTAAGCTGGCAGCGAACCCTTTAAAACCTTCAAAATCGTATTTGTATATTGTATGGAACGCGCCGATTTGCTTTTCTAAACGGTCATAAACCTGATCGTCCGCTAAACTGTCAAGCAATACAATGGAAGGAAAACGGTCTGATTTCCCCGCTTTTTCTATTTTCGCCAGAAAATCAAGGGAAATTTTAACTGGCTCTATTGGCAAAATGTGCATTTCGTCATTGGAATCGACAGGTAAAATATGCATTTCATTTCCGGAATCGATCGGAAGTATGCGTACTTCATCCTTTGCTGCATAGGATGGAGCGGCTGTTGGAACTAATAAAACCGCTCCAACCAAGGTGAATACGAAAGCTCTTTGTAACAAACCTTTTTTCATGTTCATTTCTTTTCCTCCAAAATGTTTTTTCGTTTGTTGTCAAACGTTCATTTACATAAACGCCGTATCCGGGGAAAAGGTTGCAACTGATGTATTCTCGATCATCTGATCGCGGAATATGGTTCATAAATGGATTAATTAGACTTTG
Above is a genomic segment from Paenibacillus sp. HWE-109 containing:
- a CDS encoding protease inhibitor I9 family protein, whose translation is MNMKKGLLQRAFVFTLVGAVLLVPTAAPSYAAKDEVRILPIDSGNEMHILPVDSNDEMHILPIEPVKISLDFLAKIEKAGKSDRFPSIVLLDSLADDQVYDRLEKQIGAFHTIYKYDFEGFKGFAASLTKEQILALKDLPVVTLIELDSPISIN